One window of Manihot esculenta cultivar AM560-2 chromosome 17, M.esculenta_v8, whole genome shotgun sequence genomic DNA carries:
- the LOC122722218 gene encoding polygalacturonase-like, translated as MGSKVHACAAYLVLLFAFTSGAQPNTFDVTKYGAKEGSDITKALLSAWKGACGAAGSGKVVIPKGKYSLGVVDLLGPCKGAMHLQVEGTLVAPAKASQHRKNSWVTLRYLDRLTVSGGGAFDGQGEIAWQRESCGGGCKKALPVNLRFDFVTNSIVEDVTSIDSKQFHVNLLGSKNLTFQRFSVKAPGHSPNTDGIHIGRSEEINIIDSNIMTGDDCISIGRGSRQVRITNVRCGHGHGISIGSLGKYEKEEPVSGIYVKNCTIYDTDNGVRIKTWPALHGGSVSNIQFEDIVMQNVSN; from the exons ATGGGTTCCAAGGTACATGCGTGCGCAGCATATTTGGTGTTACTGTTCGCCTTTACCAGCGGAGCTCAGcccaatacctttgatgtcacaaAATATGGTGCGAAGGAGGGGTCGGATATCACTAAG GCTTTACTGAGTGCGTGGAAGGGGGCTTGTGGAGCAGCGGGTTCCGGCAAAGTCGTGATACCAAAAGGGAAGTACTCATTAGGCGTGGTGGATTTGCTAGGCCCTTGCAAGGGTGCCATGCATCTTCAAGTGGAAGGAACGTTGGTGGCGCCAGCAAAAGCTAGCCAGCACCGCAAGAATAGCTGGGTTACATTGAGATACCTGGACCGATTAACGGTATCCGGTGGTGGGGCCTTCGACGGACAAGGAGAAATTGCTTGGCAGCGGGAGAGCTGTGGCGGCGGATGCAAGAAAGCACTTCCAGTT AACCTAAGGTTTGACTTCGTCACCAACAGCATAGTCGAGGACGTGACATCCATAGATAGCAAGCAGTTCCACGTCAATCTCCTCGGCAGCAAAAACCTTACCTTCCAGCGATTTTCGGTGAAAGCGCCGGGGCATAGTCCCAACACGGATGGAATTCACATTGGACggtcggaggagatcaacaTTATTGATTCAAACATTATGACCGGTGATGATTGCATCTCCATTGGCCGGGGGAGCAGGCAAGTACGAATCACAAACGTAAGGTGCGGACACGGGCATGGCATTAGTATTGGAAGTTTAGGAAAGTACGAGAAGGAAGAACCTGTGTCTGGAATTTATGTGAAGAATTGCACAATATACGACACCGACAATGGCGTGAGAATTAAGACTTGGCCCGCATTGCATGGTGGCAGTGTGTCGAATATCCAGTTCGAGGATATCGTCATGCAAAACGTCAGCaattga
- the LOC122722215 gene encoding exopolygalacturonase-like — MGSKVHACAAYLVLLFAFTSGAQPNTFDVTKYGAKEGSDITKALLSAWKGACGAAGSGKVVIPKGKYSLGVVDLLGPCKGAMHLQVEGTLVAPAKASQHRKNSWVTLRYLDRLTVSGGGAFDGQGEIAWQRESCGGGCKKALPVNLRFDFVTNSIVEDVTSIDSKQFHVNLLGSKNLTFQRFSVKAPGHSPNTDGIHIGRSEEINIIDSNIMTGDDCISIGRGSRQVRITNVRCGHGHGISIGSLGKYEKEEPVSGIYVKNCTIYDTDNGVRIKTWPALHGGSVSNIQFEDIVMQNVSNPIIIDQMYCPHNECNRKMPSKVKISDVIFKNIRGSSRTPTAVQLTCSSSVPCKNVELSNVNLQYTGSKGPAKSICTNVKPKIIGKLIPRGC; from the exons ATGGGTTCCAAGGTACATGCGTGCGCAGCATATTTGGTGTTACTGTTCGCCTTTACCAGCGGAGCTCAGcccaatacctttgatgtcacaaAATATGGTGCGAAGGAGGGGTCGGATATCACTAAG GCTTTACTGAGTGCGTGGAAGGGGGCTTGTGGAGCAGCGGGTTCCGGCAAAGTCGTGATACCAAAAGGGAAGTACTCATTAGGCGTGGTGGATTTGCTAGGCCCTTGCAAGGGTGCCATGCATCTTCAAGTGGAAGGAACGTTGGTGGCGCCAGCAAAAGCTAGCCAGCACCGCAAGAATAGCTGGGTTACATTGAGATACCTGGACCGATTAACGGTATCCGGTGGTGGGGCCTTCGACGGACAAGGAGAAATTGCTTGGCAGCGGGAGAGCTGTGGCGGCGGATGCAAGAAAGCACTTCCAGTT AACCTAAGGTTTGACTTCGTCACCAACAGCATAGTCGAGGACGTGACATCCATAGATAGCAAGCAGTTCCACGTCAATCTCCTCGGCAGCAAAAACCTTACCTTCCAGCGATTTTCGGTGAAAGCGCCGGGGCATAGTCCCAACACGGATGGAATTCACATTGGACggtcggaggagatcaacaTTATTGATTCAAACATTATGACCGGTGATGATTGCATCTCCATTGGCCGGGGGAGCAGGCAAGTACGAATCACAAACGTAAGGTGCGGACACGGGCATGGCATTAGTATTGGAAGTTTAGGAAAGTACGAGAAGGAAGAACCTGTGTCTGGAATTTATGTGAAGAATTGCACAATATACGACACCGACAATGGCGTGAGAATTAAGACTTGGCCCGCATTGCATGGTGGCAGTGTGTCGAATATCCAGTTCGAGGATATCGTCATGCAAAACGTCAGCAATCCCatcattatagatcaaatgtacTGCCCGCATAACGAATGCAATCGCAAG ATGCCatcaaaagttaaaataagCGACGTCATCTTCAAGAATATTCGAGGATCGTCAAGAACGCCCACAGCCGTTCAATTGACATGCAGCAGCAGCGTACCATGCAAGAACGTTGAACTTTCTAACGTTAACCTCCAGTACACCGGATCTAAGGGTCCTGCAAAATCtatttgtacaaatgttaagCCTAAGATTATAGGAAAGTTGATTCCGAGAGGATGTTAA
- the LOC122722214 gene encoding polygalacturonase-like, translated as MGSKVHVCAAYLVLLFAFTSGAQPNTFDVTKYGAKEGSDITKALLSAWKGACGAAGSGKVVIPNGKYSLGVVDLLGPCKGAMHLQVEGTLVAPAKASQHRKNSWNLRFDFVTNSIVEDVTSIDSKQFHVNLLGSKNLTFQRFSVKAPGHSPNTDGIHIGRSEEINIIDSNIMTGDDCISIGRGSRQVRITNVRCGHGHGISIGSLGKYEKEEPVSGIYVKNCTIYDTDNGVRIKTWPALHGGSVSNIQFEDIVMQNVSNPIIIDQMYCPHNECNRKMPSKVKISDVIFKNIRGSSRTPTAVQLTCSSSVPCKNVELSNVNLQYTGSKGPAKSICTNVKPKIIGKLIPRGC; from the exons ATGGGTTCCAAGGTACATGTGTGCGCAGCATATTTGGTGTTACTGTTCGCCTTTACCAGCGGAGCTCAGcccaatacctttgatgtcacaaAATATGGTGCGAAGGAGGGGTCAGATATCACTAAG GCTTTACTGAGTGCGTGGAAGGGGGCTTGTGGAGCAGCGGGTTCCGGCAAAGTCGTGATACCAAATGGGAAGTACTCATTAGGCGTGGTGGATTTGCTAGGCCCTTGCAAGGGTGCCATGCATCTTCAAGTGGAAGGAACGTTGGTGGCGCCAGCAAAAGCTAGCCAGCACCGCAAGAATAGCTGG AACCTAAGGTTTGACTTCGTCACCAACAGCATAGTCGAGGACGTGACATCCATAGATAGCAAGCAGTTCCACGTCAATCTCCTCGGCAGCAAAAACCTTACCTTCCAGCGATTTTCGGTGAAAGCGCCGGGGCATAGTCCCAACACGGATGGAATTCACATTGGACggtcggaggagatcaacaTTATTGATTCAAACATTATGACCGGTGATGATTGCATCTCCATTGGCCGGGGGAGCAGGCAAGTACGAATCACAAACGTAAGGTGCGGACACGGGCATGGCATTAGTATTGGAAGTTTAGGAAAGTACGAGAAGGAAGAGCCTGTGTCTGGAATTTATGTGAAGAATTGCACAATATACGACACCGACAATGGCGTGAGAATTAAGACTTGGCCCGCATTGCATGGTGGCAGTGTGTCGAATATCCAGTTCGAGGATATCGTCATGCAAAACGTCAGCAATCCCatcattatagatcaaatgtacTGCCCGCATAACGAATGCAATCGCAAG ATGCCatcaaaagttaaaataagCGACGTCATCTTCAAGAATATTCGAGGATCGTCAAGAACGCCCACAGCCGTTCAATTGACATGCAGCAGCAGCGTACCATGCAAGAACGTTGAACTTTCTAACGTTAACCTCCAGTACACCGGATCTAAGGGTCCTGCAAAATCtatttgtacaaatgttaagCCTAAGATTATAGGAAAGTTGATTCCGAGAGGATGTTAA